The following proteins are encoded in a genomic region of Alphaproteobacteria bacterium:
- the greB gene encoding transcription elongation factor GreB translates to MSKAFTKETDAEDELPEAEPLPQGFKNYMTPAGYAALEAELRQLGKVERPKVVEIVSWAAGNGDRSENGDYIYGKKRLREIDKRIRFLLKRMESAVVVDQSQQKKRDQVFFGATVTYVNARDEEHRVRIVGVDEASLEKGAVSWISPIARALHKAMEGDVVQLRTPTGMEEIEVIKIEYVE, encoded by the coding sequence GTGAGCAAGGCCTTTACCAAGGAAACAGACGCCGAAGATGAACTGCCCGAGGCCGAGCCTTTGCCGCAGGGCTTCAAGAATTACATGACGCCTGCGGGCTATGCGGCGCTGGAGGCCGAGTTGCGCCAGCTTGGCAAGGTCGAACGGCCCAAGGTGGTCGAGATCGTCTCCTGGGCGGCGGGCAATGGCGACCGTTCGGAAAATGGCGACTACATCTACGGCAAAAAGCGCCTGCGCGAGATCGACAAGCGCATCCGCTTTCTATTGAAGCGGATGGAAAGCGCCGTGGTGGTCGATCAAAGCCAGCAGAAGAAACGCGATCAGGTTTTCTTTGGGGCCACCGTCACCTATGTCAACGCCAGGGACGAGGAACATCGGGTGCGCATCGTGGGCGTCGACGAAGCGTCGTTGGAGAAGGGCGCGGTCAGTTGGATATCGCCCATCGCCAGGGCGCTGCACAAGGCCATGGAAGGCGACGTGGTGCAGTTGCGAACACCCACGGGAATGGAAGAAATCGAGGTGATCAAGATCGAGTATGTGGAGTAG